The genomic DNA CTGCTGCAGCTACGGCAATAACAAAAAGCGCCATGAGCTGTCCGTAAAAACCGTCAACACCAATATATTTATTGATAGCAATTAAATTTAAATTTACGGCATTTAACATAATTTCAGTAGATACCAGCACAGCAATGGCATTTTTCTTGGAAAGAACTCCAAATAAACCAATAGTAAATAACACAGCACTTAAAAGCATGTAATGAGTTAAAGTAATCATTTCTGCGGCTTCACCTCCA from Carboxydothermus pertinax includes the following:
- the nuoK gene encoding NADH-quinone oxidoreductase subunit NuoK, producing MITLTHYMLLSAVLFTIGLFGVLSKKNAIAVLVSTEIMLNAVNLNLIAINKYIGVDGFYGQLMALFVIAVAAAEVGVGLGIIISMYRNKETISLDDFNFLKW